One part of the Chiroxiphia lanceolata isolate bChiLan1 chromosome 14, bChiLan1.pri, whole genome shotgun sequence genome encodes these proteins:
- the CHIC1 gene encoding cysteine-rich hydrophobic domain-containing protein 1 isoform X2, translated as MSVLLPNMADFDTIYELEEEEDEEQDEPEPVVRSQELPRPRDAPDPVAVRGAGHITVFGLSNKFDTEFPSVLTGKVAPEEFKTSISRVNACLRKNLPINVKWLLCGCLCCCCTLGCSLWPVVCLNKRTRRSIQKLLEWENNRLYHKLGLHWKLSKRKCETSNMMEYVILIEFLQNIPYSDLTEEQHWSFMLPVIFYP; from the exons ATGAGCGTCCTGCTGCCCAACATGGCGGACTTCGACACGATCTAcgagctggaggaggaggaggacgaggagcAGGACGAGCCCGAGCCTGTGGTGCGCAGCCAGGAGCTGCCGCGGCCCCGTGACGCGCCCGACCCCGTGGCGGTGCGAGGCGCCGGGCACATCACCGT gTTTGGCTTGAGCAACAAGTTTGATACAgaatttccttctgttctgACAGGGAAG GTGGCCCCCGAGGAGTTCAAGACCAGCATCAGCAGAGTGAATGCCTGTCTGAGGAAGAACCTGCCCATCAACGTGAAGTGGCTGCTCTGcggctgcctgtgctgctgctgcaccctgggctgcagcctCTGGCCTGTAGTCTGTCTTAACAAAAGA ACTAGAAGATCAATTCAGAAGTTATTAGAATGGGAAAATAACAGACTATATCATAAG ctTGGTTTGCACTGGAAGCTGAGTAAAAGGAAATGTGAAACTAGCAATATGATGGAGTAT GTAATATTAATAGAGTTCTTACAAAATATCCCATATTCCGACCTGACTGAGGAACAACACTGGTCTTTTATGTTACCTGTCATTTTCTACCCTTAG
- the CHIC1 gene encoding cysteine-rich hydrophobic domain-containing protein 1 isoform X1 — protein sequence MGGEGSPISRENCVGCGTVSSSICGCQCERCLSVTEVSWMCYTEGNVLATDKRLLLLAPVRVSVLGEVDLWHGLVELVSYMGKVAPEEFKTSISRVNACLRKNLPINVKWLLCGCLCCCCTLGCSLWPVVCLNKRTRRSIQKLLEWENNRLYHKLGLHWKLSKRKCETSNMMEYVILIEFLQNIPYSDLTEEQHWSFMLPVIFYP from the exons ATGGGTGGGGAAGGCTCTCCCATCTCAAGGGAAAATTGTGTTGGATGTGGTACTGTGTCCTCCT CCATTTGCGGGTGTCAGTGTGAGAGGTGCCTTTCTGTAACTGAAGTTTCTTGGATGTGCTACACTGAAGGGAATGTTTTGGCAACTGATAAAAG GCTTCTGCTCCTGGCCCCTGTAAGAGTCAGTGTTCTGGGAGAGGTGGACCTTTGGCATGGTTTAGTGGAATTAGTCTCTTACATGG GGAAG GTGGCCCCCGAGGAGTTCAAGACCAGCATCAGCAGAGTGAATGCCTGTCTGAGGAAGAACCTGCCCATCAACGTGAAGTGGCTGCTCTGcggctgcctgtgctgctgctgcaccctgggctgcagcctCTGGCCTGTAGTCTGTCTTAACAAAAGA ACTAGAAGATCAATTCAGAAGTTATTAGAATGGGAAAATAACAGACTATATCATAAG ctTGGTTTGCACTGGAAGCTGAGTAAAAGGAAATGTGAAACTAGCAATATGATGGAGTAT GTAATATTAATAGAGTTCTTACAAAATATCCCATATTCCGACCTGACTGAGGAACAACACTGGTCTTTTATGTTACCTGTCATTTTCTACCCTTAG